In the genome of Mycobacteriales bacterium, the window TGACGAAGGCGCCGAGCAGCAGGGCCTGCCGGCGGGTGCCGCGGGTGCCGACGAGGTAGGCCGCCATGACGGTCTTGCCGTGGCCGGGGGCAAGCGCGTGCAGGCATCCGAACAGCACCGACAGCGCGAGCGCCCCCAGCCCGGTGAGCAGCCCGAGGTCGTCGCGGCCGACGAACGCGGTGAACTCCGCGGTCAGCCGGTCGACCCCGCGCGGCGCGGCGACGTCGGGCGCGGTGTCTCCCGCGGCCCCGGTCCGGCAGGGACCACTCGCGAGGGAGACGGCGGCGGTGCGGACGTCCGGCGGCGACTGCAGTGACTCCTCGGGATAGGCGAGGAGCAGCTGCGACGGGGACTCGAGAGGTACGTCGGAGGCGACCACCTCCCCGCACAGCGTGTCGGCGGTGACCTCCTTCCACCCGGTGCGGTCGGCGGCGGAGGAGTCGGTGAAGGCGAGTGATCGCGCCGGGCGGGTGTCGGTGCGCAGCGCGCACTCGAGCCGGGTCGTCGTGAGGCCGGCCTGACCGGGCAGGGAGCGGCCTGACGAGGACTCCAGCCGCAGCGGCGCGGGGGAGCCGTCGACCACGAGCTCCAGCTGGGGGAGGACCTGGGCGCACAGGGTCCCGGCGTACGCCGTGATCTCGGGGTCCGACAGCGACGCCGACCCGTCGGTGTCGGCGGTCTCGCGCAGCTGCACGGTCGGGATCTCGGCGAGGTCGACGACGTGGGTGACCGCGACGCCGGAGCCGTCGACGACCAGGCGGTCGGCGGTGTTGGTCGTGAAGTTGCCGAGCGGGTGCGCCCACGCCGCGGTCGGGAGCAGCAGCGCCCCCGTCAGCAGGCCCACTGCGACGAGGCGCCTCACGAGGACGGCAGCGAGGCGAGCAGCGCCTTCGCGCGCGGGGCGTGCAGCGGGCTGAAGGCCGGGTTGAGCTCGAGCGCGCGGGTCAGCGCGGTGCGGGCCAGGGTGGTGTCGCCGGCGGCGGCCGCGATGGCCCCGAGGTGCCACTGGAAGGACGGGTTGCGAAAGCCGGTCCGCACCGCCTGCTTCGCGATCGGCAGCGCCTCGCGGGAGCGGCCGGCGGCGTGCAGCGCCCAGGCGTAGGCGTCCTGGACGTAGACCGCATGGGGCCGCGAGCGGTAGGCCGCGGCGGCCGAGGCGACGGCGGCGGCAGGCGTGCCGTGGTCGGCCTCGAAGACGGCCAGCTCGGTGTCGACGTCGGCGCCGGCCGCGGCGAACAGCTGCTGGGTGGCCCGCACGACGGAGTACTGCTGCTGCGCCGCCGGGGTCTGCCCGGTCGCCTCGAGCAGCTCGCCGAGCTCGGTGACGTACTGCGGGGCGGGGAGCCGCGACACGACCTCGCGGTAGTCGGCGAGCGCGGCCGTCGGGTCGCCCTGCGCCGCGAGCACCTTCGCGCGTCCCGCCAACGACGGGAGGTACGACGGGTCGGCGGCGAGCGCGCGGTCGTAGGCGGCCTTCGCGGCTGTCAGGTCACCGGAGGCCCAGGCGAGCTCGCCGAGGTACTGAGACGCGAACGCCTGGTCGGCCGGTGCGACGGCGTCCTCGCGGGCCTGCTCCATCGCCGCCTTGGCCTGCGCGACGTCGCCGCGCAGCTCGAGGACGTAGGAGAGCCGGGCGTAGGCGTCGGTGCCGGGTCGCAGCTGCACCATCCGGTCGACCGCGCGGGCCGCCTCGGCGTACCTCCCGAGCTCCACGAGCGCGTCGGTCTTCACGCCGTAGGTGGTCGCCGAGAAGTCGTTGTCGCGCAGGGCCGCGTCGGCGAGCCGCAGCGCGTCGGCGAAGTCGTGGCGCGCGGCCGCGAGGGTCGCCTGGCCGGTGAGCGCGTCGGGGGTGGGCCGGATCGCGAGCGAGCGGGCGAAGGCGGTCTCGGCGCGGCCGTAGTAGGACGGGTCGGCGGTGAGGCGGGCCTTCTGGACGTAGGCCGAGCCGAGCTCGTGCCAGGCCCGGAAGTTCTTCGGGATCCGAGTGACGGTCGCGGTGAGGTCGGTGATCGCCGCGTCGAGCGGGTCGGCTGCCTCGGTGACCGTCGGGGCCGTGGGCGGGGCCGGCTCGGGGGTGCCCCCACCGGCGACCGCGCCGACCACGAGCAGCGCCGCGGCGAGCCCGACGATCGCGACGCCGACGGTGGCGCGACGGGCGAGGCGATGCACGCGGGTGTCCTCCGAGTCGCGGGGGTGGGTGGTGTCGGACAGCGTTCGCGTGCCAGCCGCAATCGGACTGTGGCCGTCAGGACACAGCAAGGGTCCCATCCGCTGGTCGCTCTCGCGCGAACGGCGTGGGAAGGACGTCCAACACAAGGAGACCCATGGCACGCACTCTCAGGACACCGGCGCGACGACGCGCTCTGGCGGTCCTCACCGCTGGCGCGACCGTCGCCGGCGGTTGCGCACTGCTCGGCCCGGGCACCAGCTCGGCCTCGAGCCACCGCGAGGCGCCGTACATCCTCGGCGACCCCGCGGTCGACAACACCGACACCTACGCCTTCGTCAGCCCCGACGACGCCAGCTCGGTGACCTTCGTCGCCAACTGGGCGCCGTTCTCCGAGCCCGGCGGCGGCCCCAACTTCTTCCCGTGGGACACCGACGCGGCCTACGACATCAACGTCGACAACAACGGTGACGCGAAGGCCGACATCGTCTACCGCTGGACGTTCGCCGACGTCGACAAGCGCGGCGCCCAGGAGCGCGGCAAGGTCGACGGCACGTTCCTGCTCAACGACGGTCCGGTCACCGACCTCGACGACCCGAACCTGCTCTACCGCCAGACCTACGACCTGCAGGCGATCCCGTTCACCAACGGCACCGCGGGCACGCCCGTCACGATCGTCAACGACGGCAAGGTCGCCCCGAGCAACGTCGGTGTGGCGTCCATGCCCGACTACGTCGAGCTCCGCCAGGAGGCGGTCACGCCGCTCGCCGGCGGTGCCGCGGGCAAGTCCTACGTCGGCCAGGCCGACGACCCGTTCTACCTCGACCTGCGCATCTTCGACCTGCTCTACGGCGGTGACCTCTCCGAGGTCGGCTACGACACGCTGTCGGGCTACAACGTCAACACGGTCGCGCTGCAGGTCCCGAAGGTGGCCGTGGCCGGTGCCGGCAACGTCACCGACAACCCGGTCATCGGTGTCTGGTCGACCACCAGCCGCAAGGCCACCCGCACCTTCAAGGCCACCAACGCCGCGCCGACCACGAGCGCGACCGACGCGACCGACGCGACCGACGACACGGGCGCCTTCCAGCAGGTCTCGCGCCTGGGCAACCCGCTCGTCAACGAGGCCGTCGTCCCGGCCAACCTCAAGGACTACTTCAACCGGTCCACGCCGGACAAGGACGCGCAGTTCCTCGGCAAGGTGCAGGACCCCGAGGTCCCGCAGCTGATCGAGCTGCTCTACAAGATCCCGAACCCCAACAAGACGCCCAAGGGCGCCGACCGCCCCGACCTCGTCGCCGCGTTCCTCACGGGCATCGACGGCCTCAACGCCACCAAGATCA includes:
- a CDS encoding tetratricopeptide repeat protein, yielding MHRLARRATVGVAIVGLAAALLVVGAVAGGGTPEPAPPTAPTVTEAADPLDAAITDLTATVTRIPKNFRAWHELGSAYVQKARLTADPSYYGRAETAFARSLAIRPTPDALTGQATLAAARHDFADALRLADAALRDNDFSATTYGVKTDALVELGRYAEAARAVDRMVQLRPGTDAYARLSYVLELRGDVAQAKAAMEQAREDAVAPADQAFASQYLGELAWASGDLTAAKAAYDRALAADPSYLPSLAGRAKVLAAQGDPTAALADYREVVSRLPAPQYVTELGELLEATGQTPAAQQQYSVVRATQQLFAAAGADVDTELAVFEADHGTPAAAVASAAAAYRSRPHAVYVQDAYAWALHAAGRSREALPIAKQAVRTGFRNPSFQWHLGAIAAAAGDTTLARTALTRALELNPAFSPLHAPRAKALLASLPSS
- a CDS encoding DUF4331 domain-containing protein — encoded protein: MARTLRTPARRRALAVLTAGATVAGGCALLGPGTSSASSHREAPYILGDPAVDNTDTYAFVSPDDASSVTFVANWAPFSEPGGGPNFFPWDTDAAYDINVDNNGDAKADIVYRWTFADVDKRGAQERGKVDGTFLLNDGPVTDLDDPNLLYRQTYDLQAIPFTNGTAGTPVTIVNDGKVAPSNVGVASMPDYVELRQEAVTPLAGGAAGKSYVGQADDPFYLDLRIFDLLYGGDLSEVGYDTLSGYNVNTVALQVPKVAVAGAGNVTDNPVIGVWSTTSRKATRTFKATNAAPTTSATDATDATDDTGAFQQVSRLGNPLVNEAVVPANLKDYFNRSTPDKDAQFLGKVQDPEVPQLIELLYKIPNPNKTPKGADRPDLVAAFLTGIDGLNATKINKNNASPAPAEYLRLNMSIPPTTSNSGQGNRLGVVAGDNAGFPNGRRLGDDVVDIALQVLEGLLVPDQDPAVKKAVSGLGDAVSKNDVSYLGVFPYIGDPHTGSDLRQGASPVSFTQSFTSAGGKVTAQVTGISPAAPGGFAVLYRVNGNGSLTGLGQSSLNAAGTAGPARVIPWTSGQKLTLVWRVFPKRGSVGQINRGEPTTITVR